In the genome of Nymphaea colorata isolate Beijing-Zhang1983 chromosome 9, ASM883128v2, whole genome shotgun sequence, one region contains:
- the LOC116260480 gene encoding uncharacterized protein LOC116260480 isoform X1, which yields MVQMVESSGLEPKNAAVKPMAATTMAIGEPDSLKRLAVKLEAEDPEEEESGPPGKRSRYEAPYQQCTMGTTAISTQSAIYNPLDEPSPLGLRLRKSPSLLDLIQMRLSQGDAATFGVDGSGNLDPTKKRDLKSSVTSAATDKLKASNFPASLLRIGSWECVSRYEGDLVAKCYFAKHKLVWEVLDGGLKSKIEIQWSDITALKATFPENGPSTLDVVLARQPLFFRETNPQPRKHTLWQATSDFTGGQATIHRRHFLQVPHGLLNKHFEKLIQCDPRLNLLSQRQDIPVDSPYFDSRGSAFDDQEESKCHGFDHMKNEYMSPFSGFQDSASTATAQTSGSKSEAMDPASRLREPVSQETPSPSSVMDSRAIEEHGSIGNDKSKGSDLWEQFRNPALRSSMSMSDLVNHIENCITEQMTSGNPLPAGEGPWSKDALDEIAQYLLSDSQNQTASDEQCLMTRVNSLYCLMQKDTGTDQETHATSENRGNAQVQTDGQSDDDDDDDDDDDDAISPLGGYGKMAKYVASSNAEIEDGPDRKQSTTMSRKDSLSDLLLNLPRIASLPQFLFNISDDVGDRASSGEPCE from the exons ATGGTTCAGATGGTTGAGTCCTCCGGCCTGGAGCCGAAGAACGCGGCGGTGAAGCCGATGGCGGCGACGACGATGGCTATCGGGGAACCGGATTCGCTGAAGAGGTTGGCCGTGAAATTGGAGGCCGAGGATCCCGAAGAGGAGGAAAGCGGGCCGCCCGGCAAGAGGTCTAGGTACGAGGCGCCGTACCAGCAG TGCACCATGGGCACAACTGCAATTTCAACCCAGTCAGCAATATATAATCCGCTCGATGAACCTAGTCCACTTGGATTAAGGCTGAGGAAAAGTCCGTCattgttggatttgattcaGATGCGACTTTCTCAAGGCGATGCTGCAACATTTGGAGTTGATGGCAGTGGAAACTTGGACCCAACAAAGAAAAGGGATTTGAAAAGTTCAGTTACGTCAGCTGCAACTGACAAACTGAAGGCTTCCAACTTTCCTGCCTCACTTTTAAGGATTGGTTCTTGGGAG TGTGTGTCAAGGTATGAGGGTGACCTGGTCGCGAAGTGCTATTTTGCAAAGCATAAGCTTGTCTGGGAAGTTCTTGATGGTGGTCTCAAAAGCAAAATTGAGATCCAGTGGTCGGATATCACTGCCTTGAAGGCAACTTTCCCAGAAAATGGGCCTAGCACCCTTGATGTAGTG TTGGCCAGGCAGCCTCTGTTCTTCAGAGAGACCAACCCTCAGCCAAGGAAGCACACCCTATGGCAAGCAACATCAGATTTTACGGGAGGCCAAGCAACCATACATAG GAGACATTTCTTGCAGGTTCCTCATGGATTGCTTAACAAACATTTTGAGAAGCTTATTCAGTGTGATCCTCGTTTAAACTTGCTGAGTCAGAGACAAGATATACCAGTAGATTCACCATACTTTGATTCCAGGGGATCTGCATTTGATGACCAAGAAGAGTCTAAATGCCATGGATTTGATCATATGAAAAATGAGTACATGTCACCGTTTTCTGGGTTTCAGGACTCTGCATCAACAGCTACTGCCCAGACATCAGGCTCCAAGAGTGAGGCCATGGATCCTGCTAGCAGGTTGCGCGAGCCTGTGTCTCAGGAAACTCCATCTCCTAGTTCTG TTATGGATTCAAGGGCTATTGAAGAACATGGAAGCATCGGAAATGATAAATCAAAAGGGTCAGATCTTTGGGAACAGTTCAGGAATCCTGCACTCCGTTCATCGATGTCAATGAGTGATTTGGTAAATCACATTGAGAACTGTATCACAGAACAGATGACGTCTGGCAATCCTCTTCCAGCTGGTGAAGGCCCCTGGAGCAAGGATGCATTGGATGAGATAGCTCAGTATCTGCTGAGTGATTCTCAGAATCAGACGGCATCTGATGAGCAGTGTCTCATGACAAGAGTGAACTCTCTCTACTGTCTCATGCAGAAAGATACAGGTACTGATCAAGAAACACATGCAACCAGTGAAAACAGGGGCAATGCCCAGGTACAAACAGATGGTCAatctgatgatgatgatgatgatgatgatgatgatgatgatgctatTTCTCCGTTAGGAGGCTATGGAAAAATGGCCAAATATGTTGCATCATCTAATGCTGAGATTGAAGATGGACCTGACCGCAAGCAGAGTACTACAATGTCTAGAAAGGACTCCCTTAGTGATTTGCTGCTTAATCTCCCTCGGATAGCATCGCTTCCCCAGTTTTTGTTCAACATTTCAGATGATGTTGGTGATCGAGCCAG TTCTGGAGAGCCATGTGAATGA
- the LOC116260480 gene encoding uncharacterized protein LOC116260480 isoform X2, which yields MVQMVESSGLEPKNAAVKPMAATTMAIGEPDSLKRLAVKLEAEDPEEEESGPPGKRSRYEAPYQQCTMGTTAISTQSAIYNPLDEPSPLGLRLRKSPSLLDLIQMRLSQGDAATFGVDGSGNLDPTKKRDLKSSVTSAATDKLKASNFPASLLRIGSWECVSRYEGDLVAKCYFAKHKLVWEVLDGGLKSKIEIQWSDITALKATFPENGPSTLDVVLARQPLFFRETNPQPRKHTLWQATSDFTGGQATIHRRHFLQVPHGLLNKHFEKLIQCDPRLNLLSQRQDIPVDSPYFDSRGSAFDDQEESKCHGFDHMKNEYMSPFSGFQDSASTATAQTSGSKSEAMDPASRLREPVSQETPSPSSVMDSRAIEEHGSIGNDKSKGSDLWEQFRNPALRSSMSMSDLVNHIENCITEQMTSGNPLPAGEGPWSKDALDEIAQYLLSDSQNQTASDEQCLMTRVNSLYCLMQKDTGTDQETHATSENRGNAQVQTDGQSDDDDDDDDDDDDAISPLGGYGKMAKYVASSNAEIEDGPDRKQSTTMSRKDSLSDLLLNLPRIASLPQFLFNISDDVGDRARFLW from the exons ATGGTTCAGATGGTTGAGTCCTCCGGCCTGGAGCCGAAGAACGCGGCGGTGAAGCCGATGGCGGCGACGACGATGGCTATCGGGGAACCGGATTCGCTGAAGAGGTTGGCCGTGAAATTGGAGGCCGAGGATCCCGAAGAGGAGGAAAGCGGGCCGCCCGGCAAGAGGTCTAGGTACGAGGCGCCGTACCAGCAG TGCACCATGGGCACAACTGCAATTTCAACCCAGTCAGCAATATATAATCCGCTCGATGAACCTAGTCCACTTGGATTAAGGCTGAGGAAAAGTCCGTCattgttggatttgattcaGATGCGACTTTCTCAAGGCGATGCTGCAACATTTGGAGTTGATGGCAGTGGAAACTTGGACCCAACAAAGAAAAGGGATTTGAAAAGTTCAGTTACGTCAGCTGCAACTGACAAACTGAAGGCTTCCAACTTTCCTGCCTCACTTTTAAGGATTGGTTCTTGGGAG TGTGTGTCAAGGTATGAGGGTGACCTGGTCGCGAAGTGCTATTTTGCAAAGCATAAGCTTGTCTGGGAAGTTCTTGATGGTGGTCTCAAAAGCAAAATTGAGATCCAGTGGTCGGATATCACTGCCTTGAAGGCAACTTTCCCAGAAAATGGGCCTAGCACCCTTGATGTAGTG TTGGCCAGGCAGCCTCTGTTCTTCAGAGAGACCAACCCTCAGCCAAGGAAGCACACCCTATGGCAAGCAACATCAGATTTTACGGGAGGCCAAGCAACCATACATAG GAGACATTTCTTGCAGGTTCCTCATGGATTGCTTAACAAACATTTTGAGAAGCTTATTCAGTGTGATCCTCGTTTAAACTTGCTGAGTCAGAGACAAGATATACCAGTAGATTCACCATACTTTGATTCCAGGGGATCTGCATTTGATGACCAAGAAGAGTCTAAATGCCATGGATTTGATCATATGAAAAATGAGTACATGTCACCGTTTTCTGGGTTTCAGGACTCTGCATCAACAGCTACTGCCCAGACATCAGGCTCCAAGAGTGAGGCCATGGATCCTGCTAGCAGGTTGCGCGAGCCTGTGTCTCAGGAAACTCCATCTCCTAGTTCTG TTATGGATTCAAGGGCTATTGAAGAACATGGAAGCATCGGAAATGATAAATCAAAAGGGTCAGATCTTTGGGAACAGTTCAGGAATCCTGCACTCCGTTCATCGATGTCAATGAGTGATTTGGTAAATCACATTGAGAACTGTATCACAGAACAGATGACGTCTGGCAATCCTCTTCCAGCTGGTGAAGGCCCCTGGAGCAAGGATGCATTGGATGAGATAGCTCAGTATCTGCTGAGTGATTCTCAGAATCAGACGGCATCTGATGAGCAGTGTCTCATGACAAGAGTGAACTCTCTCTACTGTCTCATGCAGAAAGATACAGGTACTGATCAAGAAACACATGCAACCAGTGAAAACAGGGGCAATGCCCAGGTACAAACAGATGGTCAatctgatgatgatgatgatgatgatgatgatgatgatgatgctatTTCTCCGTTAGGAGGCTATGGAAAAATGGCCAAATATGTTGCATCATCTAATGCTGAGATTGAAGATGGACCTGACCGCAAGCAGAGTACTACAATGTCTAGAAAGGACTCCCTTAGTGATTTGCTGCTTAATCTCCCTCGGATAGCATCGCTTCCCCAGTTTTTGTTCAACATTTCAGATGATGTTGGTGATCGAGCCAG GTTTCTTTGGTAG
- the LOC116260022 gene encoding aspartyl protease family protein At5g10770-like — translation MASCALPLCLLFTIFTLSTVFPANCMRSWGKHTVLLNQLIRRDRALEPQMVKPVSWSGVRRESEGAIFLELKKLRHWNQKGQNRALEFDAARVLFLQNTLRENGGQGTLVDSSKETRIPLTSGRKLDTLNYVARIGIGKQEMNVLVDTGSDLTWVQCSPCSNCYQQMDSLYSPSSSYIPIPCNSSSCGSLQISSGCASATATSSAAGTCSYDVSYGDGSSTHGDIATDTLTLGTDTIGDFIFGCGHNNRGLFGGAAGLLGLGRGSPSLTFQAFNRYNGVFSYCLPSSQETTGSLVLGDPFSTSGYNSTAFIYASMIQDPQVPTYYLLNLTGVSVGGVYISAPSSSTLGTASSGRTLIDSGTVITRLGPSLYKAVRDEFVKQAIGLPPASSFSILDTCFNLSGFAAVNIPTLQFHLSSSHGAPGGDVQMSVDSSGILYVVNNDASQACLALASLQSESEYQIIGNYQQQNLRIIYDVKESKVGFAPETCR, via the exons ATGGCATCTTGTGCTCTTCCCTTGTGCCTTCTCTTCACCATTTTCACACTTTCCACAGTCTTTCCAGCCAACTGCATGCGATCATGGGGAAAGCACACAGTTCTTCTGAACCAGTTGATACGCCGAGATCGTGCATTGGAACCGCAAATGGTGAAGCCTG TGTCATGGTCAGGCGTAAGAAGAGAAAGTGAAGGTGCCATTTTCCTCGAGTTGAAAAAACTCCGGCATTGGAACCAAAAAGGCCAAAACAGAGCTCTGGAATTTGATGCTGCCCGCGTGCTCTTCTTACAGAACACACTGAGGGAAAATGGTGGGCAAGGCACGTTGGTTGATTCATCAAAAGAGACTAGAATTCCTTTGACATCTGGGAGGAAGCTGGACACTCTCAATTATGTGGCGAGGATTGGAATTGGGAAGCAAGAGATGAATGTTCTTGTTGATACAGGGAGTGACCTTACCTGGGTGCAGTGCTCACCCTGCAGTAACTGCTACCAACAGATGGACTCACTCTATAGTCCCTCCTCCTCTTACATCCCAATTCCTTGCAATTCCTCTTCATGTGGATCCCTTCAGATATCTTCTGGCTGTGCTTCTGCTACTGCTACTTCTTCTGCTGCTGGTACTTGTTCATATGATGTAAGTTATGGTGACGGCTCCTCCACACATGGGGATATAGCAACAGACACACTAACACTTGGCACCGATACTATTGGAGATTTTATATTTGGATGCGGACACAATAATCGAGGGCTCTTTGGTGGAGCAGCTGGGCTGTTAGGCCTTGGGAGAGGCTCCCCGTCTTTGACCTTTCAGGCTTTTAACAGATACAATGGAGTTTTCTCCTATTGCCTGCCTTCCTCTCAAGAGACTACAGGTTCCTTGGTTCTAGGGGATCCTTTCTCCACTTCTGGTTACAACTCTACTGCCTTTATTTATGCTTCCATGATTCAGGATCCCCAAGTTCCAACATACTATTTACTTAATTTAACTGGTGTTAGCGTTGGTGGAGTTTATATAAGTGCTCCTTCATCTTCTACTCTTGGAACTGCAAGCAGTGGCAGGACTTTGATTGATTCGGGCACAGTCATAACAAGACTAGGCCCTTCTCTATACAAGGCGGTGAGGGATGAATTTGTCAAGCAAGCAATTGGGCTTCCTCCGGCATCCAGCTTTTCGATCCTTGATACGTGCTTCAACTTGAGTGGATTCGCTGCAGTGAACATACCAACTCTGCAATTTCACTTGAGCAGTAGTCATGGCGCCCCTGGTGGTGATGTTCAGATGAGTGTGGATTCATCTGGGATACTGTATGTAGTGAACAATGATGCTTCACAAGCATGTTTGGCTCTCGCGAGCTTACAGTCCGAGTCCGAGTATCAAATAATTGGAAATTACCAACAGCAGAACTTGAGGATTATCTATGATGTAAAGGAGTCCAAGGTAGGATTTGCACCAGAGACCTGCAGATAG
- the LOC116261170 gene encoding probable folate-biopterin transporter 2, with translation MGEEEMGKDGEEETLVGSDEVKEKRKAFLLGIASPVLWLRMLASEMHWSFVAGVIVVYGVGQGIGGSLNRLASDYYWKDVQMVQPSAAQVYQGITGFPWMVKPLWGLLTDVLPIFGYRRRPYFVFAGIIGVFSMLLLALHKQLHVLFALLALIGGSAGAAIADVTIDACVAQNSIHHPPLAADMQSLCGFSSSIGALLGFSVSGFLVHHIGAQGVLGLLSVPAALVFMIGLVLDEPHVPRDSISQVYERLLEAAGSMWKTLKCPVVWRPCLYMYLSLALSLNIHEGMFYWYTDSKSGPSFSQEIIGFIYCIGAVGSLLGVLLYHNILKNYSFRSLLFWSQLLYGLSGMLDLALVLRLNLKYNMPDYLFVVIDEGVSQMINRIKWLPLLVLSAKLCPTGIEGTFFALLMSIDNIGVFSSSWGGGLLLHILNVTRTEFSNLWVAIILRNLLRLLPLSLLFLVPKSDNNSQILPTEFSSPKEAIEMLESDKIELVSLVHNTQ, from the exons ATGGGGGAGGAGGAAATGGGGAAGGATGGCGAGGAAGAAACGCTCGTTGGGTCTGATGAAgtgaaggaaaagaggaaggctTTCCTGTTGGGAATTGCATCACCTGTTCTCTGGTTGAGGATGCTGGCGAGTGAGATGCATTGGAGCTTCGTGGCTGGGGTGATCGTGGTGTATGGGGTCGGCCAGGGGATCGGCGGATCGCTGAACCGATTGGCGTCAGATTATTACTGGAAGGACGTACAGATGGTTCAACCGTCTGCTGCCCAGGTTTACCAGGGGATCACAGGCTTCCCATGGATGGTGAAGCCCCTCTGGGGTCTTCTCACCGACGTTCTCCCCATATTCGGGTACCGGAGACGGCCATACTTCGTGTTTGCCG GTATCATAGGAGTCTTTTCCATGCTTCTGTTAGCGCTGCACAAACAGCTGCATGTTCTGTTTGCATTGCTAGCTCTGATTGGTGGAAGTGCTGGGGCGGCAATAGCTGATGTGACCATAGATGCATGTGTGGCACAAAATAGTATACATCATCCTCCACTGGCTGCTGACATGCAAAGCTTGTGCGGATTTAGCTCTTCCATTGGAGCATTGCTTGGATTTTCTGTCAGCGGGTTTCTGGTTCATCACATAGGTGCCCAG GGAGTGCTTGGGCTGCTGAGTGTCCCAGCTGCACTTGTCTTTATGATTGGACTGGTGCTAGATGAACCACATGTTCCAAGAGATTCCATCAGTCAG GTGTATGAAAGGCTTCTGGAAGCTGCGGGGTCCATGTGGAAAACATTGAAATGTCCAGTGGTTTGGAGGCCATGCTTGTACATGTATCTTTCTCTTGCTTTGAGCCTGAACATTCACGAGGGGATGTTTTATTGGTATACAGACTCTAAATCTGGCCCCAGCTTTTCTCAG GAGATCATTGGATTTATATATTGCATTGGTGCTGTTGGTTCTCTTCTTGGGGTGCTTCTTTACCATAATATACTAAAGAATTATTCATTTCGAAGCCTGCTATTCTGGAGTCAGCTGCTTTATGGTCTCTCAGGAATGCTGGATTTGGCTTTAGTATTGAGGCTTAACTTAAAGTACAACATGCCTGATTATCTTTTTGTCGTGATTGATGAAGGCGTATCACAAATGATCAATCGCATCAAGTGGTTGCCTCTTCTTGTACTCAGTGCCAAACTTTGTCCTACAGGGATTGAAGGAACATTTTTTGCATTGCTAATGTCTATCGACAACATTGGTGTATTCAGTTCATCATGGGGTGGAGGACTGCTGCTCCATATCCTCAACGTTACGCGTACTGAATTCAGTAATTTGTGGGTGGCCATAATTTTGCGCAATCTATTGAGATTATTACCACTTTCATTGCTGTTTTTGGTGCCCAAAAGTGACAATAATTCTCAGATACTTCCTACAGAGTTTTCCTCACCCAAAGAAGCTATAGAAATGCTTGAATCAGATAAGATAGAATTAGTTTCCCTTGTTCACAACACTCAATGA